The Melospiza georgiana isolate bMelGeo1 chromosome Z, bMelGeo1.pri, whole genome shotgun sequence genome contains a region encoding:
- the LOC131095811 gene encoding programmed cell death 1 ligand 1-like, with product MGRPLFLYVFLFYWHFLNALFTVEAPQSLCIVERGNNVTMECTFPVNGKLEFRDLSVSWDKKDELKQVYVLHKGEEDLKNQHNDFKGRIKLLKENLNLGQSVLQITDVKLRDAGIYRCVVAYGGADYKTIHLKVKAPYRIINQGVVSTGHNEWKLTCQSEGYPAAEVIWQNGNYEDLTYKANTEFETANDQLYRVTSTLTIKSGIDDIFYCIFWNKDLQENTTAILHLADSTDGILQTKSRRFVGATLIATAFVGSVLLFLLFIRKARANKGNRTPVASPSIAKHAKDKDTHNYRDASFEDRELKYMQIEKT from the exons ATGGGAAGGCCTTTGTTtttgtatgtatttttattctACTGGCATTTCCTAAATG ctttaTTCACAGTTGAAGCTCCTCAGTCACTCTGCATTGTGGAACGTGGGAACAATGTGACCATGGAATGCACATTTCCAGTGAATGGGAAGTTAGAGTTTAGAGATTTAAGTGTCAGCTGGGATAAGAAAGATGAGTTGAAGCAGGTTTATGTACTTCACAAAGGAGAGGAAGACCTCAAAAATCAGCACAATGACTTTAAGGGAAGAATAAAATTGTTGAAAGAGAATCTGAACTTGGGACAGTCTGTCCTTCAGATCACTGACGTGAAGCTCAGAGATGCAGGAATTTACCGCTGTGTTGTTGCCTATGGGGGAGCTGACTACAAGACAATCCACCTGAAAGTTAAGG CTCCTTACAGAATTATAAACCAAGGAGTGGTGAGCACAGGACACAACGAATGGAAGTTGACATGTCAGTCAGAAGGATACCCAGCAGCTGAAGTGATATGGCAAAATGGAAACTACGAAGATTTGACTTATAAGGCAAACACAGAATTTGAAACTGCAAATGACCAGTTGTACCGTGTGACAAGTACCCTCACAATCAAAAGTGGAATTGATGACATTTTTTACTGTATATTCTGGAATAAAGACCTGCAAGAAAATACAACTGCCATTTTACACCTAGCAG ATTCAACTGATGGCATTCTCCAGACTAAGAGCAGACGCTTTGTTGGAGCAACTCTCATTGCAACTGCTTTTGTTGGATCAGTGCTTCTATTTCTTCTCTTCATAAGAAAAG ctAGAGCAAATAAGGGCAACAGAACACCTGTGGCAAGTCCATCAATAGCAA AACATGCAAAAGATAAGGATACACACAACTACAGAGATGCTTCTTTTGAAGACAGAGAGCTGAAAT ATATGCAAATTGAGAAGACCTAG